ACAATATTATTAGCTTTAGCAAATACTGAAAAACGGTCATTTATATGATAGCCTACATGTGCATTAGCATCAAAATAACTATCTAAGGTTACAATACCTGAGTTTGGACTAATCAAGTTAGGAATGTTAAATTGATCTTTACGCTCACCTACATAAAATAGATTAGCTCCTGCAAACCATTGATCGGTTATTTGATAATCTAAAAAGACAGATGCTGTTAAATCTGGTAGATTCCAAGCTTCCATTTGGTTAGTAACATCATACGAAAAATACTCACCTTTAATACCTAAAGTAAAGTTACGGTTTATGTCTACATTTAATTCTCCAGCAACACTAAAAGTAGTCACATCATCATACACTAAACCAAACGAGTTACCGTAAGTGTAAGGCTCTAAGTTTGTTGTAATATCATTGTTTGTATAAAGTGCTTTGTTTTTTTCTGAATAATAATTTCCGCTAACCGAGTAACTCATTGTATTAGACAGCTTACCTTTTATTCCTGCAAATGCCTTATACTGTTGGTCTGTTGGTGCTATAAATAGATTTGGTGAGACAAATGGATTTTCTTGAGCAAAATCATAATACGAATTTTGATTTAATCCTCCTGTTACACCTCCAAAAGCAATTAAAACCTCATCCACCAACCTGTAACTTGCTGCTATATTTGGATAGATAAAAAACTTACTTTTACTTGCTTCAGTATCATTTAAATACACAGCCTTAACACCTAAATCTACAGTTAAGTCGTCTTGTTTTAATTGAAAAGTTGGTGCTAAACCAATCTGAAAGTTACCATAGTTAATCTGATTAGGATCTGCATAAGCCTTATCAAAACTACCACCAATGTAATCCATAAACACTTCAATATCTACATCGTTATCCTGAATATTAATTGTACCAATTGCGTTAGCTTTAAATCTATTTTCTCCTGATCCAAAATTATCTCCAAAGCGTCTATATAAAATACTTCCTGAAGATACTATAGCGTCTTCAAAAGTAATATCTCCTCCAACATAGCCATTAATAAAACTATGACCAACATCTAAGCTATCTGCTGTTGCTTGATTAAATAATGGCTGTTGTAAACCATACCAATTATACGTTTGGTATTGAAAACCACCTAAAGCAGTCCAGCTATAATCACGATCTTTTTTAGTATATGTTAAATTAAGCTTTGAATCTGAAAATCCGTTATCTGTCAATACATTTTCTATATCACCTTGTGACGAGTGATGTCCTACATATGCACTAAAAATCTGATCTCGACCTATGGCATGATTAAGATACGCTTCTCCAACTATTGTGGTATACGTACCAACGCCTAAAGTTGCATAGTTATCGTATAACTTAACTTTTTTTGCTTTATCTACAACTGCTGCTTTTCCTTTTGCAGGCGTAAAAGTAGAAGCTACGGGAAATGAAAAAATATTATACTTTACTTCTTTTTTAGTTGCAGTCTCAGTATCGTCTAATGTTGGTGTTTCTTTAACTTTAAAAGCGTCAGAAATACTAGGCGTATACGGTTTAACAACATCTATTACTCCTGTTTGAATGGTATCGCCTTCTCTTTCTTGTGCAAAAGCGAAGACAGTGATTAATAGTGATGCTATCGTTAAAATGATTTGCTTTTTTGTACTAAACATAATTTATATTTATGAATTACGATTGTGTCGATTGCTGTTATTAGTCTTCAGATATAACTGAAGAGTTTGTTTTAGCTTCTTCTGTTTTAATTTTATTCAATTCGGTTTGTGCTTCTGTTTTAACATCTTCAAAATTGCTAAAGTTTTTGATAACACTTTCTAGAATGTATGTCGCTTGAAAGGCGTCACCTAAGGCATAAAAATTCTTAGCCATTACCACTAAACCTTTAGCTCCATAATATTTATAACCGGAATAATCTTTAGCTAAACGTTGTGTCACTTGGTTAGACTCTGCGTATAAACCATCTTTGTTTTTAAAATATGCGTTATAGTATAGTGCTTCTGCTGCAGTTTCACCAGTTGCAAACGTTTCGACTTGTGCATAAGCTGTTCTTGCTTTAGCAGCATCGTTAGTTTTAATTGCCGAACGTGCAATAATAACATGAGCATCACTTCTAATTTTGTTATCTAAATTACCATTACCTAGCACTTTTTCCGCGTAAGCGACCGCTTGATTATAGTTATTTAATTGATAATTAGATTGCATTAAATTAGACTGAGCAAATAAACTGTTTTGCGGAAAGTTTGCTTCTGCCTCTAAGCGTTTTAAG
The genomic region above belongs to Olleya sp. Hel_I_94 and contains:
- a CDS encoding TonB-dependent receptor: MFSTKKQIILTIASLLITVFAFAQEREGDTIQTGVIDVVKPYTPSISDAFKVKETPTLDDTETATKKEVKYNIFSFPVASTFTPAKGKAAVVDKAKKVKLYDNYATLGVGTYTTIVGEAYLNHAIGRDQIFSAYVGHHSSQGDIENVLTDNGFSDSKLNLTYTKKDRDYSWTALGGFQYQTYNWYGLQQPLFNQATADSLDVGHSFINGYVGGDITFEDAIVSSGSILYRRFGDNFGSGENRFKANAIGTINIQDNDVDIEVFMDYIGGSFDKAYADPNQINYGNFQIGLAPTFQLKQDDLTVDLGVKAVYLNDTEASKSKFFIYPNIAASYRLVDEVLIAFGGVTGGLNQNSYYDFAQENPFVSPNLFIAPTDQQYKAFAGIKGKLSNTMSYSVSGNYYSEKNKALYTNNDITTNLEPYTYGNSFGLVYDDVTTFSVAGELNVDINRNFTLGIKGEYFSYDVTNQMEAWNLPDLTASVFLDYQITDQWFAGANLFYVGERKDQFNIPNLISPNSGIVTLDSYFDANAHVGYHINDRFSVFAKANNIVGEEYTKWQNTPVQGIQFLAGATYKFDFQ